The Triticum dicoccoides isolate Atlit2015 ecotype Zavitan chromosome 6A, WEW_v2.0, whole genome shotgun sequence genome has a window encoding:
- the LOC119317921 gene encoding probable leucine-rich repeat receptor-like protein kinase At1g35710 → MRSASTPLLCLCLLVLPSCPLLLQRAHAAARHGGISLMSQQKALLHWKSTLANPAAEMSSWRDTSSSSSGLCNWTGIMCTAVRHGRSMPWAVTSISLPDAGIHGKLGELNFTALPFLTYIDLGNNSLRGPIPPNISSLSSLSTLDLSFNQLRGHIPHEIGELASLTILDISFNNLTGHIPASLGNLTVLIYLVIHQTMVSGPIPNELERLVSLQGLQLSNSALSGNIPATLANLTQLNVLLLYGNKLSGPIPHELGKLAKLQFLQLDENKLTAQIPFSISNLTMLNELSLVKNQITGSIPAEIGRLVMLNKLDLYQNQITGTIPPEVGNLTQLNILRVYKNRLTGSIPPEPGILINLSNLDLSANQIAGSIPASLGNLTNLLILSLFRNQITGTIPQEIGNLVNLRTLFLDENKISGSIPKTFGNLQNIQRLNMNDNKLTGSLPQGFGDLKNIVGLNLADNSLSGPLPMNICTGGSLRAFVMSLNMFNGSVPWSLKTCTSLTGLHLDGNQLTGDISHHFGVYPQLRHIWLTSNRLSGSIAPKWGDCPQIKEFKLGQNMITGQIPPTLSKLSNLVDLTLDSNHITRWIPPEFGDLKNLYILNLSLNQLSGPVPLQLGKLRNLGHLDLSENSLSGSIPEELGSCIELLFLKINTNNFTGKLPGAIGNLASLQMMLDASNNKLEGVLPKELGKLEMLEFLNLSHNQFSGSIPSSFASMVSLSTLDVSYNDLEGPLPIGHALQNASINWFLHNKALCGNFFGLLPCYSTPASGRHKQKIQSFLLPIVLVVGFSTIAAIVIIAILIRSKKKKQQSGATDEGRNMFSVWNFDGRLAFDDIIRATENFDDKYILGAGGHGKVYKAQLEDGQLVAVKKFHPTEEELIDERGFHSEMEILTQIRQRSIVKLYGFCSHPTYKFLVYDYIQRGSLHTILQDEELAKGLDWHKRTALINDVAQAISYLQNDCSPPIIHRDITSNNILLDTNYKAYVSDFGTARILKPDTSNWSALAGTYGYIAPELSYTSVVTEKCDVYSFGVLVLEVLIGKHPRDLLQHLASSTEPYTLVKEILDQRPLAPTTIEEKNIVFQIRVVFSCLKASPQARPTMQEIYQMLIHYESSTSV, encoded by the exons ATGCGATCTGCCTCAACACCCCTGCTCTGCCTTTGCCTCCTCGTCTTGCCATCATGTCCCCTTCTCTTGCAACGAGCGCACGCAGCAGCACGTCATGGTGGCATATCACTCATGTCCCAACAGAAGGCCCTCCTCCACTGGAAATCAACGCTCGCAAACCCAGCAGCGGAGATGAGCTCCTGGCGggacaccagcagcagcagcagcggcctgTGCAACTGGACGGGGATCATGTGCACGGCCGTTCGCCATGGCCGCAGCATGCCCTGGGCCGTGACCAGCATCTCCCTGCCAGatgccggcatccatggcaagcttGGTGAGCTCAACTTCACAGCTCTCCCATTCCTCACATATATCGATCTAGGCAACAATAGCCTCCGTGGTCCAATACCGCCTAATATCAGCTCGCTATCATCCCTCTCAACCCTTGACCTTAGCTTCAATCAGCTCAGAGGCCACATACCGCACGAGATCGGCGAACTGGCTAGCCTCACCATACTTGACATCTCCTTCAATAACCTAACAGGACATATCCCTGCGTCCCTAGGCAACCTGACAGTGTTGATTTACCTTGTTATCCACCAAACCATGGTCTCAGGTCCCATTCCAAACGAGTTAGAGAGGCTTGTCAGCCTGCAGGGTTTACAGCTAAGCAACAGCGCCTTAAGTGGTAACATACCCGCAACTCTTGCAAACCTGACCCAGCTAAATGTTCTGTTACTGTACGGTAACAAACTGTCGGGGCCGATACCCCATGAGCTAGGCAAGCTAGCCAAGctgcaattccttcaacttgatgaAAATAAACTAACCGCTCAAATCCCTTTCTCCATATCCAATCTAACTATGTTAAATGAACTCTCTCTCGTCAAAAATCAAATCACAGGTTCCATCCCCGCTGAAATAGGAAGGCTAGTCATGTTAAACAAACTTGATCTCTACCAAAATCAAATAACAGGAACGATACCTCCAGAAGTAGGCAACCTCACTCAGCTGAACATACTTCGTGTCTATAAAAATCGACTAACGGGTTCTATACCCCCAGAACCAGGCATCCTGATAAATCTCTCGAATTTGGACCTATCAGCCAACCAAATCGCTGGCTCTATTCCTGCCAGCTTAGGAAACCTTACTAATTTATTAATATTGTCCCTTTTTAGAAATCAGATAACAGGCACCATCCCACAGGAAATTGGCAATTTGGTGAACCTCCGAACATTGTTCTTGGACGAGAATAAAATTTCTGGCTCAATACCCAAAACATTTGGAAACCTACAAAACATCCAACGTCTGAACATGAATGATAACAAATTAACGGGATCTCTTCCTCAGGGATTTGGAGATCTCAAGAACATAGTCGGCCTTAATCTGGCTGATAACTCCCTTTCTGGACCTTTGCCTATGAATATATGTACCGGCGGCAGTCTCAGAGCTTTTGTAATGTCTCTGAATATGTTCAATGGCTCAGTTCCATGGAGCTTAAAGACCTGTACAAGTTTGACTGGACTTCACCTTGACGGAAACCAACTGACAGGAGATATATCTCACCATTTTGGAGTTTACCCACAACTTAGGCACATATGGTTGACATCCAATAGACTCTCTGGGAGCATTGCACCAAAGTGGGGAGACTGCCCCCAAATAAAGGAATTCAAGCTAGGACAAAACATGATTACTGGTCAAATACCTCCCACCCTATCAAAATTATCCAATTTGGTAGACCTAACACTCGATTCTAACCACATAACTCGTTGGATTCCACCAGAGTTTGGAGATTTGAAAAATCTTTATATCTTGAATCTGTCACTCAATCAGTTATCAGGCCCTGTACCTTTGCAGTTGGGGAAGTTGAGAAATTTAGGACACCTTGACCTATCTGAAAACAGTTTGAGTGGATCAATACCAGAGGAATTGGGAAGCTGCATAGAACTATTGTTCTTGAAGAtcaacaccaacaacttcactggaAAATTGCCTGGTGCAATTGGAAATTTAGCAAGCCTACAGATGATGTTAGATGCCAGCAATAACAAACTTGAAGGTGTCTTGCCAAAAGAACTTGGAAAGTTGGAGATGCTGGAATTTCTTAATTTATCCCATAACCAGTTCAGTGGAAGCATTCCGTCCTCCTTCGCAAGCATGGTGAGCCTATCGACGCTTGATGTGTCCTACAACGACTTGGAAGGACCACTCCCAATAGGACATGCACTTCAAAATGCTTCAATAAATTGGTTTCTTCACAATAAAGCTCTGTGCGGTAACTTCTTTGGACTGCTACCTTGTTACTCAACTCCAGCATCTGGTCGCCATAAACAAAAGATACAAAGTTTCCTCCTGCCAATTGTTCTTGTTGTGGGGTTTTCCACCATTGCTGCAATTGTTATCATTGCAATTCTTATACGTAGCAAGAAAAAGAAACAACAAAGTGGTGCTACAGATGAGGGGAGGAACATGTTCTCTGTTTGGAATTTTGATGGACGACTAGCATTTGATGATATTATCAGGGCAACAGAAAATTTTGATGACAAGTACATCCTTGGAGCAGGAGGACATGGAAAAGTCTACAAGGCACAACTCGAAGACGGGCAGCTAGTTGCTGTAAAGAAATTCCATCCAACAGAAGAAGAGTTGATTGATGAGAGAGGATTTCACAGTGAAATGGAAATCTTAACACAGATTCGACAAAGAAGCATTGTCAAACTCTATGGATTTTGCTCCCATCCAACGTACAAGTTTCTTGTCTATGATTACATTCAGCGTGGAAGTCTCCACACGATTTTACAAGATGAGGAATTAGCCAAGGGATTGGATTGGCATAAGAGAACTGCCCTTATAAATGATGTTGCCCAGGCAATATCATATTTGCAGAATGACTGTAGTCCTCCTATAATTCATCGAGATATCACAAGCAACAACATCCTGCTTGATACAAATTATAAGGCTTATGTCTCAGATTTTGGTACAGCAAGGATTTTGAAGCCTGATACATCAAACTGGAGTGCACTAGCAGGGACATATGGCTACATTGCTCCTG AGTTGTCCTACACTTCTGTTGTGACAGAGAAATGTGATGTGTACAGCTTTGGTGTGCTTGTGCTAGAGGTGTTGATAGGGAAGCATCCAAGAGATCTACTCCAACATCTTGCCTCATCAACAGAGCCATATACTCTAGTCAAAGAAATCTTGGACCAACGGCCTTTAGCACCAACAACAATAGAAGAGAAAAACATAGTTTTCCAAATCAGGGTAGTATTTTCTTGCTTGAAAGCTTCCCCTCAAGCAAGGCCAACAATGCAGGAGATCTACCAGATGCTCATCCATTATGAATCTTCCACTTCAGTGTGA